In one Flammeovirga yaeyamensis genomic region, the following are encoded:
- a CDS encoding RNA methyltransferase: protein MNSNFENEYFGIGIQNGKTPENLGVLWRSAQNFGASFIFTIGNRYAKQASDTHNAVKSIPYYHYDTFDDFVNNIPVGTRIVGVELSDKSEDLETFKHPRRCVYLLGAEDHGLSKQAMEKSHLLVKFNSPKSLNVAVAGSIVMYDRSLGKERI from the coding sequence ATGAATTCAAACTTCGAGAACGAATACTTTGGTATTGGTATACAAAACGGGAAAACTCCAGAAAATTTAGGAGTGTTGTGGAGATCGGCTCAAAACTTTGGTGCAAGCTTTATTTTTACCATAGGTAACCGCTATGCGAAACAAGCAAGTGATACCCACAATGCCGTTAAATCCATCCCCTACTACCACTACGACACCTTCGATGACTTCGTGAATAATATCCCTGTCGGAACAAGGATTGTCGGTGTAGAGCTTTCTGACAAGTCAGAAGACCTCGAAACATTTAAACACCCAAGAAGATGCGTCTACTTACTCGGAGCAGAAGATCATGGACTTTCTAAACAAGCCATGGAAAAAAGTCATTTATTGGTAAAATTCAATTCTCCCAAAAGCTTGAATGTGGCTGTTGCAGGAAGTATTGTGATGTATGATCGAAGCCTGGGGAAAGAGAGGATATAG
- a CDS encoding Kelch repeat-containing protein, with product MNKLIFILPLIIGLIAISLKAQELDKLQWSSVDQHQVVGGRHETTFTLHNDKFYLIGGRESKAVEVFDPSNNTWKKLGEAPFFMHHFQGVSYQDKIYFVGAMKGNYPTETPLEHIWTYQPEKNEWKKEGIIPKEVRRGGGGAVLYQEKIYLACGITNGHTSGCSNRFDVYDLKSKTWTQLTSAPHLRDHFNAIVANDKLYLIGGRNSSVHHKNNFTAFFKYTNPFVDVYDFKTQKWITLEDKLPYPSAAGGIVKLNHYLIYMGGENALPKASNKTQVFDITTEQWSQLPNMLEGRHGTNAILYNEEVYVFGGSPVRGGGRVNTMERLGSR from the coding sequence ATGAACAAACTTATTTTTATTCTCCCTTTAATTATTGGTTTAATTGCTATCTCATTAAAGGCACAAGAACTTGACAAGTTACAATGGTCATCTGTCGATCAACATCAAGTAGTTGGTGGTAGACATGAGACCACCTTTACACTCCATAATGACAAATTCTATTTGATCGGTGGTCGAGAATCAAAAGCTGTGGAGGTCTTCGATCCATCCAACAATACTTGGAAAAAGTTAGGCGAAGCTCCTTTCTTTATGCATCATTTTCAAGGTGTATCTTATCAAGATAAAATTTATTTTGTGGGTGCCATGAAAGGTAACTACCCAACTGAAACACCATTAGAGCATATTTGGACCTATCAACCAGAAAAAAACGAATGGAAGAAAGAAGGTATCATTCCTAAAGAAGTCAGAAGAGGTGGAGGAGGTGCCGTGCTATATCAAGAAAAGATTTATTTAGCTTGCGGTATCACTAACGGTCACACTTCCGGCTGTTCCAACCGATTCGATGTCTACGATCTAAAGTCAAAAACATGGACTCAATTAACTTCCGCTCCTCATTTAAGAGATCACTTTAATGCTATAGTGGCCAACGACAAACTCTATTTAATAGGTGGAAGAAACAGTAGTGTGCACCATAAAAACAACTTCACGGCCTTCTTTAAATACACCAATCCTTTTGTTGATGTTTATGATTTCAAAACACAAAAATGGATCACTTTGGAAGACAAACTTCCTTACCCAAGTGCTGCAGGAGGTATCGTTAAACTAAACCACTACTTGATATACATGGGTGGAGAAAATGCCCTACCAAAAGCATCCAATAAAACCCAAGTATTTGATATTACTACAGAGCAATGGTCTCAGTTACCAAATATGTTAGAAGGAAGACATGGAACAAATGCAATTCTTTACAATGAAGAGGTGTATGTTTTTGGAGGGAGTCCTGTGAGAGGAGGTGGGAGAGTGAATACGATGGAGAGGTTAGGGAGTAGGTAG
- a CDS encoding PKD domain-containing protein has translation MKLLYRLQLLLLGLCLLFFGSVNAQTFSGGTGTAGDPYQIATVQDLLDLSGATEMWGAHYQLTADIDMDAQTFTPIGWKDAGTDHTFKGSFDGNYHIIQNLNITPHADQAKLGVGFIGFMQGGTIKNLGLVNVTADMRPEGIERVGGIVGHSEWNATIEGCFVVNGNFTATGNVGSIVGYLVANKVNNCFADATINANWGLNGGLVGNVKDLADNGIITNSVFYGTVLRGYPAIVPEADFPQDGRVFDIAGLYSISTTGQENTHPAVTVLSPNAMAIQSNFPELDFTDTGAWEMRSGSYPVLKGFPATAYDDLPSLLAVPLKVTTDGSTALAGAKVMINGNEYTTAADGTIDAVLVAGTYEYTISADGYISQTDNLEMSEGGPEKVITLIAEGVSTYDATLTIRNNKGNVVEGAEVQLTDASTFDKTLTTDANGQVTFETLVAGTYNYSITKELYIDKTGSLEIVDQNISQEIEFTIDNKAPVAMVGDDQIVSTGDVVYLDATGSYDPNGDEMSFEWVEPSGITLSDVSDPAPSFTAPNVDGEEDFVFKLTVSDGALESEEVSVTITVKNEIVNGTELLTNGSFEDGLSTGWVGLDAYATSTDVDQEASGTTSLKMETSAKIDGVITSEDAYFPLVIGKKYKFSGRVKVESMNVTVLNFRLMPGGQGNWFDQAKFSMTKPSIDWGDIQPIMNEWMEFEKVITIPEGFGSANLGETILSQLHIQSSDDPVTEVILLDDLSLVEYDIDFVLSAGDDQTAQASETVSLLASHNSGDDFTFEWTAPDGITLSSTDQLGTSFQVPDVIEETKEYTFTFTATKGSLSVSDEVKVTVTPEVTANAGVNQTVTAGDEVTLDGSQSVPSSATFTWSGPGNIQLSDVNAKQPTFTAPSVQINTDFTFTLNIEYNNVTSSDQVTITVQPDGEFVQPIANAGQDQTVDAGDAVSLDASNSQIQGGTFEWIVPAGITLDDPSSLNPSFTAPEVEVMTKYTFGLKVTAQDVVVVDNVVVTVLPIESDIEDPTSIQDQKKVVLRYFPNPTSGVVTLELNERTEVNILSSMGQVLKSNVLGSGVQKVDLTPYHTGMYIIQLKNSSATTSLKILRQ, from the coding sequence ATGAAATTACTTTACAGACTACAATTACTTCTATTGGGACTGTGCCTACTTTTTTTCGGCTCAGTCAATGCACAAACTTTTTCAGGGGGAACTGGTACAGCAGGTGATCCTTATCAAATTGCTACCGTTCAAGATTTATTAGACCTTTCTGGAGCTACCGAGATGTGGGGTGCTCATTACCAACTTACGGCCGACATCGATATGGATGCACAGACATTCACTCCAATCGGTTGGAAAGATGCTGGTACAGATCACACATTTAAAGGTTCGTTCGATGGTAACTATCATATCATCCAAAACCTAAACATCACACCACATGCTGACCAAGCAAAATTAGGTGTTGGTTTTATTGGGTTTATGCAAGGTGGAACCATCAAAAACTTAGGTTTGGTAAACGTAACAGCCGATATGAGACCGGAAGGTATTGAGAGAGTCGGTGGTATTGTGGGGCATTCTGAATGGAATGCAACCATCGAAGGCTGTTTTGTTGTTAACGGTAATTTTACTGCTACCGGAAATGTGGGTAGTATCGTAGGTTACTTGGTTGCTAACAAGGTAAACAACTGCTTTGCTGATGCCACTATTAATGCCAATTGGGGATTGAATGGAGGTCTCGTTGGAAACGTTAAAGATTTAGCAGATAATGGAATCATCACAAATTCTGTTTTCTATGGAACTGTTCTTAGAGGTTACCCTGCTATCGTTCCAGAAGCCGATTTCCCGCAAGATGGAAGAGTATTTGATATTGCTGGATTGTACAGTATATCAACAACTGGACAAGAAAATACGCACCCTGCTGTGACAGTTTTGAGTCCAAACGCAATGGCTATTCAGTCTAACTTCCCAGAATTAGACTTTACTGATACAGGAGCTTGGGAGATGAGATCAGGTTCTTACCCTGTACTTAAAGGTTTCCCTGCAACTGCATATGATGACCTTCCATCACTTCTTGCAGTTCCATTAAAAGTAACCACCGATGGATCTACAGCCCTTGCAGGAGCAAAAGTAATGATCAACGGAAACGAATATACTACGGCTGCAGACGGTACAATTGATGCCGTTTTGGTTGCTGGAACCTATGAATATACCATCTCTGCAGATGGCTATATTTCTCAAACAGATAATCTAGAAATGTCAGAAGGTGGACCAGAAAAGGTCATCACTTTAATTGCTGAAGGTGTATCCACTTATGATGCAACACTGACTATCAGAAACAATAAAGGCAATGTAGTAGAAGGTGCAGAAGTGCAACTTACAGATGCAAGTACTTTTGATAAGACGTTAACTACAGACGCAAACGGACAGGTCACTTTCGAAACTTTGGTCGCTGGAACATATAATTATTCTATTACTAAAGAATTGTATATCGACAAAACTGGAAGTCTTGAAATTGTAGATCAAAATATTTCTCAAGAAATTGAATTCACTATCGATAATAAGGCGCCAGTCGCTATGGTTGGTGATGATCAAATTGTCTCTACAGGAGATGTAGTTTACCTTGATGCCACAGGTAGTTACGATCCTAACGGAGATGAAATGTCTTTTGAATGGGTTGAACCATCAGGCATCACTCTTTCAGATGTATCTGATCCTGCACCGTCCTTCACCGCTCCAAATGTTGATGGAGAAGAAGATTTTGTTTTCAAATTAACGGTAAGTGATGGAGCATTGGAATCAGAAGAAGTATCGGTGACGATTACTGTAAAAAATGAAATTGTAAACGGTACAGAGTTATTGACAAACGGAAGTTTCGAAGACGGTTTATCTACGGGTTGGGTAGGTCTAGACGCTTATGCTACTTCTACAGATGTTGATCAAGAAGCAAGTGGTACGACAAGTTTAAAGATGGAAACATCGGCTAAAATTGATGGTGTCATTACAAGTGAAGATGCTTATTTCCCGTTAGTCATTGGCAAAAAATACAAATTCTCTGGTCGTGTTAAAGTAGAGTCGATGAATGTTACTGTATTAAACTTCCGTTTAATGCCAGGAGGTCAGGGGAACTGGTTCGATCAAGCAAAATTCTCGATGACAAAACCATCTATAGATTGGGGCGATATTCAACCCATTATGAATGAGTGGATGGAGTTTGAGAAGGTGATCACCATTCCAGAAGGTTTTGGTAGTGCAAATTTAGGTGAGACAATTTTATCTCAATTGCATATCCAAAGTTCAGATGATCCGGTCACAGAAGTCATCTTGTTAGATGATCTAAGTTTGGTAGAATACGATATCGACTTTGTATTATCAGCAGGTGATGATCAAACGGCTCAAGCAAGTGAAACTGTAAGTCTATTAGCTTCACATAACTCAGGTGATGATTTCACTTTTGAATGGACAGCCCCTGATGGTATCACTTTATCATCTACTGATCAATTAGGTACATCTTTCCAGGTGCCCGATGTCATTGAAGAAACAAAAGAATATACTTTCACATTTACAGCCACAAAAGGTAGTTTATCAGTATCAGATGAGGTAAAAGTAACAGTCACTCCAGAAGTAACAGCCAATGCGGGTGTGAATCAAACAGTCACTGCCGGCGATGAAGTGACTTTAGATGGTTCACAATCTGTACCGTCATCAGCCACTTTCACTTGGTCAGGTCCTGGAAACATTCAACTATCTGATGTAAACGCGAAGCAACCAACGTTTACCGCTCCTTCTGTTCAAATCAATACAGACTTCACTTTCACATTAAATATTGAATACAACAACGTCACTTCTTCAGATCAAGTAACCATTACCGTTCAACCTGATGGTGAGTTTGTTCAACCAATTGCAAATGCGGGTCAAGATCAAACAGTAGATGCAGGTGATGCGGTTTCTTTGGATGCGTCCAACTCACAAATTCAAGGTGGTACTTTCGAGTGGATTGTTCCTGCTGGAATCACTTTAGATGATCCATCAAGTTTAAATCCAAGTTTCACTGCTCCAGAGGTGGAAGTGATGACAAAATATACTTTCGGTTTGAAGGTTACAGCACAAGATGTTGTAGTAGTAGATAATGTGGTGGTGACTGTTCTTCCAATTGAATCGGATATAGAAGATCCGACATCAATTCAAGATCAAAAGAAAGTGGTCTTACGCTACTTCCCTAACCCTACTAGTGGAGTGGTTACATTAGAATTGAATGAAAGAACTGAGGTAAATATTCTTTCTTCAATGGGACAAGTATTAAAATCAAATGTATTGGGTTCAGGAGTGCAAAAAGTAGATCTTACTCCTTACCATACAGGTATGTATATCATACAATTGAAGAATAGCTCAGCTACTACTAGCTTAAAAATATTAAGACAGTAA
- a CDS encoding AAA family ATPase gives MKKFPIGISNFKMVIQDDYYFVDKSLLIEEVIDSNATSLLIPRPRRFGKTLNMSMLHAFFDINKAEENKALFDNLKIRQSAAWKHQGEYPVIYLSLKDVKENSYDKALENINRLCIEWLEDNEEILLSDKLSQTERNILNALRKENWKQVALEGFFKSVSKILYKVYNQKVIILIDEYDSCIIKSWEAGYYEEMISFMRGFLSGGFKDNDYLFKGIITGILRVAKESIFSGLNNLEVNSILDFNFADKFGLTEGEVQKLLSDSGISISFEEVKSWYNGYSFGECNDIYNPWSIINFAYKPTQGFRPYWVNTSANELIEELLTNANADLEKKLTGFIDGQVMECEIEETTIFKDLDAGKEKTVLGLLLFNGYLTKAYTKQEDITISHGLKIPNKEVSVVYKQMLERLLSRSTEVSESSILAALLEQDALEFEDALSKYMLTSFSFNDIQHRGSLPEKVYHAFILGLMAHLSNKFIVKSNPETGLGRADLLIYPKDNNDKRGWVLEFKKLKKSSPALNELAKEAMQQIHTSQYITTLKEHDKTEVMLVGVAFDGKEVSCVTEFI, from the coding sequence ATGAAGAAATTCCCTATTGGCATATCAAATTTTAAAATGGTGATTCAAGATGATTACTACTTTGTAGATAAATCTTTATTGATCGAAGAGGTAATTGATAGTAACGCCACTTCACTTTTAATACCACGCCCTAGGAGATTTGGAAAGACATTAAATATGTCGATGCTTCATGCATTTTTTGATATTAATAAAGCAGAAGAAAACAAGGCCCTTTTTGATAACCTAAAAATTAGACAGTCTGCAGCTTGGAAACATCAAGGGGAATATCCGGTGATTTATCTTTCTTTAAAAGATGTAAAAGAGAATTCTTACGATAAAGCTTTAGAGAATATCAATAGGCTTTGTATTGAATGGTTAGAAGATAATGAAGAGATACTTCTTTCAGATAAATTATCTCAAACGGAGAGAAATATTCTTAATGCTCTAAGAAAAGAGAATTGGAAACAGGTAGCCTTAGAAGGCTTTTTTAAATCAGTTTCTAAAATTTTATATAAAGTATATAATCAAAAAGTCATCATCTTAATTGATGAATACGACTCATGTATCATTAAATCTTGGGAAGCGGGTTATTATGAAGAAATGATTTCTTTCATGCGTGGATTTTTGTCAGGTGGATTTAAGGATAATGATTATTTATTCAAAGGGATCATTACCGGAATTCTGAGGGTAGCTAAAGAAAGTATTTTCTCAGGACTAAATAACTTGGAAGTGAATTCCATCCTAGATTTCAATTTTGCTGACAAATTTGGATTAACTGAAGGAGAGGTTCAAAAACTACTATCTGATAGTGGGATAAGCATTTCGTTCGAAGAGGTCAAGTCTTGGTACAATGGCTATTCATTTGGAGAATGTAATGATATATACAATCCTTGGTCGATTATAAATTTTGCTTACAAACCTACTCAAGGTTTCAGACCTTATTGGGTGAACACTTCCGCAAACGAATTAATTGAAGAATTACTAACCAATGCAAATGCTGATTTAGAGAAAAAGTTAACAGGCTTTATCGATGGACAGGTAATGGAATGTGAGATCGAAGAGACTACAATTTTCAAAGACTTAGATGCTGGAAAAGAAAAAACAGTATTGGGATTATTATTGTTCAATGGTTACCTCACAAAAGCATATACAAAGCAAGAAGATATCACTATTTCTCATGGACTAAAAATACCCAATAAAGAAGTAAGTGTGGTTTATAAACAAATGCTGGAAAGATTGTTAAGTCGTTCTACTGAAGTAAGTGAAAGTTCTATTTTAGCAGCATTATTAGAACAAGATGCTTTGGAGTTTGAAGATGCCTTATCAAAATACATGTTGACTTCATTTAGCTTTAATGATATTCAACATAGAGGTTCACTTCCAGAAAAAGTATATCACGCTTTTATTTTAGGACTCATGGCTCATTTATCGAATAAATTTATCGTGAAATCTAATCCAGAAACAGGCTTAGGAAGAGCAGACCTACTCATTTATCCTAAAGATAATAATGATAAAAGAGGTTGGGTTCTAGAATTTAAAAAGCTTAAGAAAAGCTCTCCAGCGTTAAACGAATTGGCCAAAGAGGCCATGCAACAAATTCACACATCTCAATATATTACTACCTTAAAAGAACATGATAAAACAGAGGTGATGTTAGTAGGAGTGGCTTTTGATGGTAAAGAAGTGAGTTGTGTGACGGAGTTTATATAA
- a CDS encoding type II toxin-antitoxin system Phd/YefM family antitoxin, which yields MLVTSLSNFKKNTKSLLKSVKSNFEELIITTKEANYVVIEQNEYNALMETLYLMKDKEMMEALNSKDDKSTKYDSIGDAFEDLGS from the coding sequence ATGCTTGTTACATCTTTATCCAATTTTAAAAAAAACACAAAGTCATTACTTAAAAGTGTAAAGTCAAACTTTGAGGAACTTATCATTACAACAAAAGAAGCCAATTATGTAGTGATTGAACAAAATGAATACAATGCTCTAATGGAAACTCTTTATTTAATGAAAGATAAAGAAATGATGGAGGCTTTAAATTCAAAAGATGATAAATCAACAAAATACGATTCTATAGGTGACGCATTCGAAGACTTGGGAAGTTAA
- a CDS encoding sulfatase family protein: MKLNRLLFLVPLIFSAWGCQKTTTTETTATQKPNIIFVYMDDLGYGDISANGATELKTPHMDELANGGVNFSNGYASSATCTPSRYAAFTGEYPWRKNAQILPGSAPMLISTEQMTLPKMLQSAGYETGIIGKWHLGLGTHDKNWNEHISPGPNEVGFDHSYIMAATQDRVPTVYIENGDVVGLDKNDPIEIDYNKNFDGEPTALTNPEMLTMKWHHGHNNSIVNGIPRIGFMKGGKSALWSDVDMADHFLGKVKEFISEKSKGDKPFFLAYTMQQPHVPRTPHPRFVGSSGMGPRGDVIMEADWCIGELLRSIRKAGIEENTLIIFSSDNGPVLNDGYYDDAVELIGKHDPKGGLRGGKYSLFDAGTHVPFITYWKGKIQPSKSNALVCQMDMINSLAALVGSDIKTSDAENVLPALLGESKVGRESLILEANTKTSFRKGDFVLIPAYKGNKLNKQVNIELGNSENIQLYNLKEDPAQTKNIAKENPELTQKLMKEFTAMRGANFSSSKELELQ, translated from the coding sequence ATGAAATTGAACAGATTATTATTTTTGGTTCCCTTGATTTTTTCAGCTTGGGGATGTCAAAAAACAACAACAACAGAAACGACAGCCACTCAAAAACCCAATATCATCTTTGTATATATGGATGACTTGGGGTATGGCGACATCAGTGCGAATGGTGCGACAGAATTAAAAACACCTCACATGGATGAATTGGCAAACGGTGGAGTAAACTTCTCCAACGGTTATGCTTCTTCTGCTACATGTACTCCTTCGAGATATGCGGCCTTTACAGGTGAATATCCTTGGAGAAAAAATGCACAAATCCTTCCTGGTTCAGCACCAATGCTAATTAGTACTGAACAAATGACTCTTCCGAAAATGTTACAATCGGCAGGTTATGAAACAGGTATTATTGGTAAGTGGCACCTTGGTTTAGGTACGCACGACAAAAACTGGAACGAGCATATCTCTCCAGGGCCAAACGAAGTCGGCTTTGACCACTCTTACATCATGGCAGCCACTCAAGACCGTGTACCAACGGTATATATCGAGAATGGCGACGTGGTTGGTTTGGACAAAAACGATCCTATCGAAATCGACTACAACAAGAACTTCGATGGCGAACCTACAGCATTGACTAATCCTGAGATGTTGACTATGAAGTGGCACCACGGTCATAACAACTCTATCGTGAACGGTATTCCTAGAATCGGTTTCATGAAAGGTGGTAAATCGGCACTTTGGAGCGATGTAGACATGGCAGATCATTTCTTAGGTAAAGTAAAAGAATTTATCTCGGAGAAATCGAAAGGTGATAAACCATTCTTCCTTGCTTACACAATGCAACAACCACACGTTCCAAGAACGCCACATCCTCGTTTTGTAGGATCATCGGGAATGGGACCAAGAGGTGATGTAATTATGGAAGCAGATTGGTGTATTGGTGAGTTATTAAGATCGATCCGCAAAGCGGGTATCGAAGAAAATACTTTAATTATCTTCTCATCTGATAATGGTCCTGTATTAAACGACGGTTATTATGACGATGCAGTAGAATTAATCGGTAAGCACGATCCTAAAGGTGGTTTACGTGGTGGTAAATACTCATTATTTGATGCAGGTACACACGTTCCATTCATCACTTACTGGAAAGGAAAAATTCAACCTTCAAAATCAAATGCTTTAGTTTGTCAGATGGACATGATCAACTCTTTAGCCGCTTTAGTAGGTAGCGATATCAAAACTTCAGATGCTGAGAACGTTCTTCCTGCTTTACTTGGCGAAAGCAAAGTGGGTAGAGAAAGCTTGATTTTGGAAGCAAATACAAAAACATCATTTAGAAAAGGTGACTTTGTTCTTATCCCAGCCTATAAAGGCAACAAATTGAATAAACAAGTGAATATTGAGCTTGGGAATTCAGAAAACATACAGCTATACAATTTGAAAGAAGATCCTGCACAAACGAAAAACATTGCAAAGGAAAATCCAGAATTAACTCAAAAGTTAATGAAGGAATTTACTGCAATGCGTGGTGCTAATTTCTCTTCTTCGAAAGAATTAGAATTACAGTAA